A part of Diceros bicornis minor isolate mBicDic1 chromosome 10, mDicBic1.mat.cur, whole genome shotgun sequence genomic DNA contains:
- the FZD7 gene encoding frizzled-7, with translation MRGPGAAASRLPLGLCTLVLVLLGALPAGAGAQPYHGEKGISVPDHGFCQPISIPLCTDIAYNQTILPNLLGHTNQEDAGLEVHQFYPLVKVQCSPELRFFLCSMYAPVCTVLDKAIPPCRSLCERARQGCEALMNKFGFQWPERLRCENFPVHGAGEICVGQNTSDGSGGPGGGPTAYPTAPYLPDLPFTALPPGAADGRGRSAFPFSCPRQLKVPPYLGYRFLGERDCGAPCEPGRANGLMYFKEEERRFARLWVGVWSVLCCASTLFTVLTYLVDMRRFSYPERPIIFLSGCYFMVAVAHVAGFLLEDRAVCVERFSDDGYRTVAQGTKKEGCTILFMVLYFFGMASSIWWVILSLTWFLAAGMKWGHEAIEANSQYFHLAAWAVPAVKTITILAMGQVDGDLLSGVCYVGLSSVDALRGFVLAPLFVYLFIGTSFLLAGFVSLFRIRTIMKHDGTKTEKLEKLMVRIGVFSVLYTVPATIVLACYFYEQAFREHWERTWLLQTCKSYAVPCPPGHFPPMSPDFTVFMIKYLMTMIVGITTGFWIWSGKTLQSWRRFYHRLSHSSKGETAV, from the coding sequence ATGCGGGGCCCCGGCGCGGCCGCGTCGCGCCTGCCCCTGGGCCTGTGCACCCTGGTGCTCGTGCTGCTGGGCGCGCTGCCCGCGGGCGCCGGGGCGCAGCCGTACCACGGCGAGAAGGGCATCTCGGTGCCGGACCACGGCTTCTGCCAGCCCATCTCCATCCCACTGTGCACGGACATCGCCTACAACCAGACCATCCTGCCCAACCTGCTGGGCCACACGAACCAAGAGGACGCGGGCCTCGAGGTTCACCAGTTCTACCCGCTGGTGAAGGTGCAGTGTTCGCCAGAGCTGCGCTTCTTCCTGTGCTCCATGTACGCGCCCGTGTGCACCGTGCTCGATAAGGCCATCCCGCCATGCCGCTCTCTGTGCGAGCGGGCCCGCCAGGGCTGCGAGGCGCTCATGAATAAGTTCGGCTTCCAGTGGCCCGAGCGGCTGCGCTGCGAGAACTTCCCGGTGCACGGCGCCGGCGAGATCTGCGTGGGCCAGAACACGTCCGATGGCTCCGGGGGCCCGGGCGGCGGCCCCACCGCCTACCCCACCGCGCCCTACCTGCCCGACCTGCCCTTCACCGCGCTGCCCCCGGGGGCCGCCGACGGCAGGGGCCGCTCCGCCTTCCCCTTCTCGTGCCCCCGCCAGCTCAAGGTGCCACCGTACCTGGGCTACCGCTTCCTGGGCGAGCGCGACTGCGGCGCCCCGTGTGAGCCGGGCCGCGCCAACGGCCTCATGTACTTCAAGGAGGAGGAGAGGCGCTTCGCCCGCCTCTGGGTGGGCGTGTGGTCGGTGCTGTGTTGCGCCTCGACGCTCTTCACGGTGCTCACCTACCTAGTGGACATGCGGCGCTTCAGCTACCCCGAGCGGCCCATCATCTTTCTGTCGGGCTGCTACTTCATGGTGGCCGTGGCGCACGTGGCCGGCTTCCTGCTGGAGGACCGCGCCGTGTGCGTGGAGCGCTTCTCGGACGACGGCTACCGCACGGTGGCGCAGGGCACCAAGAAGGAGGGCTGCACCATCCTCTTCATGGTGCTCTACTTCTTCGGCATGGCCAGCTCCATCTGGTGGGTCATCCTGTCTCTCACCTGGTTTCTGGCGGCCGGCATGAAGTGGGGCCACGAAGCCATCGAGGCCAACTCGCAGTACTTCCACCTGGCCGCGTGGGCGGTGCCCGCCGTCAAGACCATCACCATCCTGGCCATGGGCCAGGTGGACGGAGACCTGCTCAGCGGGGTGTGCTACGTGGGCCTGTCCAGCGTGGACGCGCTGCGGGGCTTCGTGCTGGCGCCTCTGTTCGTCTACCTCTTCATCGGCACGTCCTTCCTGCTGGCCGGCTTCGTGTCGCTCTTCCGCATCCGCACCATCATGAAGCACGACGGCACCAAGACAGAGAAACTGGAGAAGCTCATGGTGCGCATCGGCGTCTTCAGCGTGCTCTACACCGTGCCGGCCACCATCGTGCTGGCCTGCTACTTCTACGAGCAGGCCTTCCGCGAACACTGGGAGCGCACCTGGCTCCTGCAGACGTGCAAGAGCTACGCGGTGCCCTGCCCGCCCGGCCACTTCCCGCCCATGAGCCCCGACTTCACCGTCTTCATGATCAAGTACTTGATGACCATGATCGTGGGCATCACCACCGGCTTCTGGATCTGGTCCGGCAAGACCCTGCAGTCGTGGCGCCGCTTCTACCACAGACTCAGCCACAGCAGCAAGGGGGAGACTGCGGTATGA